A stretch of the Candidatus Kaelpia imicola genome encodes the following:
- a CDS encoding nitroreductase family protein, producing the protein MEIYNLILNRRSVRKFKQNKINIATLKKIVNAGRVAPSAANLQFIEYIIVNEEEVAAKIFPHTKWAVYIQPEGGPSAIESPSVYIAILINLKKSPNPDLRDIGAAAENIMLAAESFSLSSCWLGAIDEKELSRIFKLPGGIKLDSLIGLGYGSESPRMLNSDKDIKYWRDKRGQLFVPKRSFEKIAHFNRYLK; encoded by the coding sequence ATGGAAATATATAATCTCATATTAAATCGCAGATCTGTTAGAAAGTTTAAACAGAATAAAATCAATATTGCAACATTGAAAAAGATTGTAAATGCAGGCAGGGTTGCACCATCTGCTGCAAACCTTCAATTTATTGAATATATAATAGTAAATGAAGAGGAGGTAGCAGCCAAGATCTTTCCCCATACCAAGTGGGCTGTATATATCCAGCCGGAGGGCGGGCCTAGTGCTATAGAGAGCCCCAGTGTTTATATTGCCATTTTAATCAACCTCAAGAAGAGCCCCAATCCGGATTTAAGAGATATAGGCGCAGCTGCAGAGAATATAATGCTTGCGGCCGAGAGTTTTTCGCTTTCATCCTGCTGGCTTGGAGCAATAGATGAAAAAGAGCTCTCCAGGATATTTAAATTGCCTGGCGGTATAAAGCTGGATTCTCTTATTGGGTTAGGCTATGGTAGTGAGAGCCCCAGGATGCTGAATTCTGACAAGGATATTAAGTATTGGCGAGACAAGAGAGGGCAACTCTTTGTTCCCAAGAGAAGCTTTGAAAAGATAGCTCACTTTAATAGATACCTTAAATAG